Proteins encoded together in one Micromonospora kangleipakensis window:
- a CDS encoding erythromycin esterase family protein: MLVQRLGAPSDFDPLLERVRDARIVMIGEATHGSYDYYRLREQLTRRLIAEEGFDFVAVEGDWPDCDRVHRSVVGAPGGLADPQTALERFERWPTWMWANAEVARYCRWLRAWNLERAEGERAGFHGLDVYSLWESMQAIFDYLGEEDPTSLEAAQEAYRCFEPYGKRVEEYGMASRFVSARCEEEVVRLLARTREQAAADGPGCFAAWQNAEVVAGAERYYRAMIAGGPESWNVRDTHMADTLDRLLDLYGPDARGIVWAHNTHVGDARATDMAADGMINIGQLARERHGREAVALVGFGSYRGNVIAAPRWGSPAEVMVVPPAREGSVERRLHELMPERAVVVFGGPDQPEWVTGPADHRAIGVVYDPTFESWGNYVPTRLADRYDGFIWCDEATALHPLPALTAPGEMETYPAGV, encoded by the coding sequence ATGCTGGTACAGCGGCTCGGCGCGCCGAGCGATTTCGACCCGTTGCTGGAGCGTGTCCGGGACGCCCGGATCGTGATGATCGGCGAGGCGACGCACGGCAGCTACGACTACTACCGGCTGCGGGAACAGTTGACCCGGCGGCTCATCGCCGAGGAGGGCTTCGACTTCGTGGCGGTGGAGGGGGACTGGCCGGACTGCGACCGGGTGCACCGCTCGGTGGTCGGCGCCCCGGGCGGGCTGGCTGACCCGCAGACCGCCCTGGAGCGCTTCGAACGCTGGCCCACCTGGATGTGGGCCAACGCTGAGGTGGCCCGCTACTGCCGTTGGCTGCGGGCCTGGAACCTGGAGCGGGCGGAGGGCGAACGGGCCGGCTTCCACGGGCTGGACGTGTACAGCCTCTGGGAGTCGATGCAGGCGATCTTCGACTATCTGGGCGAGGAGGACCCAACCTCGCTGGAGGCGGCGCAGGAGGCGTACCGCTGCTTCGAGCCGTACGGCAAGCGGGTCGAGGAGTACGGCATGGCCAGCCGGTTCGTCTCCGCCCGCTGCGAGGAGGAGGTGGTACGGCTGCTGGCGCGTACCCGGGAACAGGCCGCCGCGGACGGCCCGGGCTGCTTCGCGGCCTGGCAGAACGCGGAGGTGGTGGCCGGCGCGGAGCGCTACTACCGGGCGATGATCGCCGGTGGCCCGGAGTCGTGGAACGTCCGGGACACCCACATGGCGGACACGCTGGACCGGTTGCTGGACCTGTACGGCCCGGACGCCCGGGGGATCGTCTGGGCGCACAACACCCATGTCGGGGACGCCCGGGCCACCGACATGGCCGCCGACGGGATGATCAACATCGGTCAGCTCGCCCGGGAACGGCACGGCCGGGAGGCGGTGGCGCTGGTCGGGTTCGGCAGCTACCGGGGGAACGTGATCGCGGCGCCGCGCTGGGGCTCGCCGGCCGAGGTGATGGTGGTGCCGCCGGCCCGGGAGGGCTCGGTCGAGCGGCGGCTGCACGAGCTGATGCCGGAGCGCGCGGTGGTGGTCTTCGGCGGCCCCGACCAGCCCGAGTGGGTCACCGGTCCGGCCGACCACCGGGCCATCGGGGTGGTCTACGACCCGACCTTCGAGTCCTGGGGCAACTACGTCCCGACCCGGCTGGCCGACCGCTACGACGGCTTCATCTGGTGTGACGAGGCCACCGCCCTCCACCCCCTCCCCGCCCTGACGGCGCCCGGCGAGATGGAGACCTACCCGGCCGGCGTCTGA
- a CDS encoding DUF2795 domain-containing protein produces MTVTGVQLQEFLAGLDYPVSREDLVRWGQENGASTEMLQMLRALPAEQFDSPAELGEALSTLA; encoded by the coding sequence ATGACCGTCACCGGGGTGCAGTTGCAGGAGTTTCTGGCCGGGCTCGACTACCCGGTCTCCCGCGAGGACCTGGTCCGCTGGGGCCAGGAGAACGGGGCCAGCACCGAGATGTTGCAGATGCTGCGGGCGCTGCCCGCGGAGCAGTTCGACTCCCCCGCCGAGCTGGGCGAGGCGCTGAGCACCCTCGCCTGA
- a CDS encoding Gfo/Idh/MocA family protein, whose amino-acid sequence MLRFGLFGTGHWAAETHAAAIDAHPRAELTGVWGRDREKAAALAGRHGVPVFDDVDALIEACDAIAVALPPDVQADIAVRAASAGRHLLLDKPLALSLADADRVVAAADASGVASVVFFTQRYHPNVTGFLAATAAAGGWQHARATMFASIYQPGNPYGNSQWRRDRGALWDIGPHALSLILPVLGRVSRVAAMDGPSGLVHLLLTHDGGATSTMSLTLDSPPEAVTRDFVFFGENGTETVPPGDGSVLAAFGTAIDQLLEEIDAGTRDHRCDVRFGREVVAVLDAAETARAEGRTVTIPG is encoded by the coding sequence GTGCTGCGGTTCGGCTTGTTCGGCACCGGTCACTGGGCGGCGGAGACGCACGCCGCGGCCATCGACGCGCACCCGCGCGCCGAACTCACCGGGGTCTGGGGTCGGGACCGGGAGAAGGCCGCGGCGCTGGCCGGGCGGCACGGCGTACCGGTCTTCGACGACGTCGACGCGCTCATCGAGGCGTGCGACGCGATCGCCGTGGCGCTGCCGCCGGACGTGCAGGCCGACATCGCCGTCCGGGCCGCCTCCGCCGGCCGGCACCTGCTGCTGGACAAGCCGCTGGCGCTCAGCCTCGCCGACGCCGACCGGGTGGTCGCCGCGGCCGACGCGTCCGGCGTGGCCTCGGTGGTCTTCTTCACCCAGCGGTACCACCCGAACGTCACCGGCTTCCTCGCCGCCACCGCCGCGGCTGGCGGCTGGCAGCACGCCCGGGCCACCATGTTCGCCTCCATCTACCAGCCGGGGAACCCGTACGGGAACTCGCAGTGGCGGCGGGACCGGGGCGCGCTCTGGGACATCGGCCCGCACGCGCTCTCCCTCATCCTGCCGGTGCTCGGCCGGGTCAGCCGGGTGGCCGCGATGGACGGTCCGAGCGGCCTGGTGCACCTGCTGCTCACCCACGACGGCGGGGCGACGAGCACGATGTCGCTCACCCTGGACTCCCCGCCGGAGGCGGTGACCCGGGACTTCGTCTTCTTCGGCGAGAACGGCACGGAGACGGTGCCGCCCGGCGACGGCAGCGTGCTGGCCGCGTTCGGCACGGCGATCGACCAGCTCCTGGAGGAGATCGACGCGGGCACCCGGGACCACCGCTGCGACGTCCGCTTCGGCCGCGAGGTGGTCGCGGTGCTGGACGCCGCCGAGACGGCCCGCGCCGAGGGGCGCACCGTCACCATTCCCGGCTGA
- the fabG gene encoding 3-oxoacyl-ACP reductase FabG, producing MSEEPRVAIVTGAARGIGAATARRLAADGMAVAVVDIDESTTKETVDAIVAAGGRALGVGADVSDRAQVEAAVERVAAELGAPTVLVNNAGVLRDNLLFKMTDADWDTVMGVHLRGAFLFSQAVQKHMVERKWGRIVNLSSTSALGNRGQANYSAAKAGLQGFTKTLAIELGPFGVTVNAVAPGFIVTDMTAATAARMKVDFEALQQHAAAEIPVRRTGRPEDVAHTISFLASEGASFVSGQVIYVAGGPKD from the coding sequence ATGTCGGAGGAGCCCCGCGTCGCCATCGTGACCGGAGCCGCGCGCGGCATCGGCGCCGCCACCGCCCGCCGGCTGGCCGCCGACGGGATGGCCGTCGCCGTCGTCGACATCGACGAGTCGACCACCAAGGAGACGGTGGACGCGATCGTCGCCGCGGGCGGCCGGGCGCTCGGCGTGGGCGCCGACGTGTCCGACCGGGCCCAGGTCGAGGCGGCCGTCGAGCGGGTCGCCGCCGAGCTGGGCGCGCCGACCGTGCTGGTCAACAACGCCGGCGTGCTCCGCGACAACCTGCTGTTCAAGATGACCGACGCCGACTGGGACACGGTCATGGGCGTGCACCTGCGCGGCGCGTTCCTGTTCAGCCAGGCGGTCCAGAAGCACATGGTGGAGCGGAAGTGGGGCCGGATCGTCAACCTCTCCAGCACCTCCGCGCTGGGCAACCGCGGGCAGGCGAACTACTCGGCCGCCAAGGCCGGGCTGCAGGGCTTCACCAAGACCCTCGCCATCGAGCTGGGCCCGTTCGGCGTCACGGTGAACGCGGTCGCGCCGGGCTTCATCGTCACCGACATGACCGCCGCCACCGCCGCCCGGATGAAGGTGGACTTCGAGGCGCTGCAGCAGCACGCCGCCGCCGAGATCCCGGTCCGCCGCACCGGCCGGCCGGAGGACGTTGCGCATACCATCTCGTTCCTGGCCAGCGAGGGCGCGTCCTTCGTCTCCGGCCAGGTCATCTACGTGGCCGGCGGCCCCAAGGACTGA
- a CDS encoding alpha-amylase family protein, giving the protein MGDRWYQEAVVYCLDIDTYADSDGDGVGDIRGLIGRLDYLARLGVTCLWLNPIHPSPNKDDGYDATDFYNVDPRFGTLGDFAELLHQAQNRGIRVIIDLVVNHTSDEHPWFQSARSSPDSPYRDWYVWADHEPDDRFQGMVFPGEQHDTWSYDRTAKAWYYHRFYKFQPDLNIKNPKVREEIKKITSFWLQLGVAGFRMDAVPFIIEQTEPDNPNSPKDFDFLTELRQHVQWRRADAVLLAEANVEPDQLPVYFGDGSGSGNRIHMLFDFMLNGRLMLALAREDPETIIDALRDTPKLPAGGQWATFLRNHDEIDLSRLTTEQRNDVLAKFGPDEEMQLYGRGIRRRLAPMLGNDRRHIELAYALQFSLRGTPVLRYGEEIGMGEDLSLKGRDAIRTPMQWSYQPNGGFSKAEPEKLVRPVIDTGEFSYEKVNVTAQRKDPRSLLGWFERMIRTLREAPEIGSGSTIHIDVPMPAGVLAHRADGPTGTMVFLHNLGSEDVEVDLSTLQPEADMPIDVLSDRGYDEVGKLDRLKLAGHGYRWIRLCRSWSV; this is encoded by the coding sequence ATGGGTGACAGGTGGTACCAGGAGGCGGTCGTCTACTGCCTCGACATCGACACGTACGCGGACTCCGACGGCGACGGGGTCGGTGACATCCGTGGCCTCATCGGCCGGCTGGACTACCTGGCCAGGCTGGGGGTGACCTGTCTGTGGCTGAACCCGATCCACCCGTCGCCCAACAAGGACGACGGCTACGACGCCACCGACTTCTACAACGTCGATCCGCGCTTCGGCACCCTGGGTGACTTCGCGGAGCTGCTGCACCAGGCGCAGAACCGGGGCATCCGGGTGATCATCGACCTGGTGGTCAACCACACCTCGGACGAGCACCCGTGGTTCCAGTCCGCCCGGTCCTCGCCCGACTCGCCGTACCGGGACTGGTACGTCTGGGCCGACCACGAGCCCGACGACCGCTTCCAGGGCATGGTCTTCCCCGGCGAGCAGCACGATACGTGGAGCTACGACCGGACCGCCAAGGCCTGGTACTACCACCGGTTCTACAAGTTCCAGCCGGACCTCAACATCAAAAATCCGAAGGTGCGCGAGGAGATCAAGAAGATCACCTCGTTCTGGCTCCAGCTCGGGGTCGCCGGCTTCCGGATGGACGCGGTGCCGTTCATCATCGAGCAGACCGAGCCGGACAACCCCAACTCCCCGAAGGACTTCGACTTCCTCACCGAGCTGCGCCAGCACGTGCAGTGGCGCCGCGCCGACGCCGTTCTGCTGGCCGAGGCGAACGTCGAGCCGGACCAGCTGCCGGTCTACTTCGGTGACGGGAGCGGATCGGGCAACCGGATCCACATGCTCTTCGACTTCATGCTCAACGGCCGGCTGATGCTCGCCCTGGCCCGGGAGGACCCGGAGACGATCATCGACGCGCTGCGGGACACCCCGAAGCTGCCCGCCGGCGGCCAGTGGGCGACCTTCCTGCGCAACCACGACGAGATCGACCTGTCCCGGCTCACCACGGAGCAGCGCAACGACGTGCTGGCGAAGTTCGGCCCGGACGAGGAGATGCAGCTCTACGGCCGGGGCATCCGGCGTCGGCTCGCGCCGATGCTCGGCAATGACCGGCGGCACATCGAGCTGGCCTACGCCCTCCAGTTCTCGCTGCGCGGCACGCCGGTGCTGCGCTACGGCGAGGAGATCGGCATGGGCGAGGACCTGTCGTTGAAGGGGCGCGACGCGATCCGTACCCCCATGCAGTGGTCGTACCAGCCCAATGGCGGCTTCTCAAAGGCGGAGCCGGAGAAGCTGGTCCGGCCGGTGATCGACACGGGCGAGTTCAGCTACGAGAAGGTCAACGTGACCGCCCAGCGCAAGGACCCCCGGTCGTTGCTCGGCTGGTTCGAGCGGATGATCCGGACGCTGCGGGAGGCGCCGGAGATCGGCTCCGGCTCGACCATCCACATCGACGTGCCGATGCCGGCCGGGGTGCTCGCCCACCGGGCCGACGGCCCGACCGGCACGATGGTCTTCCTGCACAACCTCGGCAGCGAGGACGTCGAGGTCGACCTGAGCACGTTGCAGCCGGAGGCGGACATGCCGATCGACGTGCTCTCCGACCGGGGCTACGACGAGGTGGGCAAGCTCGACCGGCTCAAGCTCGCCGGGCACGGCTACCGCTGGATCCGGCTCTGCCGCAGCTGGTCGGTCTGA
- a CDS encoding DUF1349 domain-containing protein, which yields MADHEVAPRDMDWDDGRWLHPPVRVERTAEGHLLVEPGPETDMWRHTSYGFVHDNGPALLAPLPGGSAVEVSFLLDYTAQFDQAGVLVHVDERNWVKTGVELSDGLPQLGAVVTRELSDWSLAPVPEWTGREVTVRVSRSGDALTVRARVDDEPWRLVRLAPLRPEAAAMAGPFCCAPSKAGLTVRFTGWRRGPADAALHPED from the coding sequence ATGGCTGATCATGAGGTGGCCCCGCGCGACATGGACTGGGACGACGGCCGGTGGCTGCACCCGCCGGTACGGGTCGAGCGGACCGCCGAGGGGCACCTGCTGGTGGAGCCCGGCCCGGAGACCGACATGTGGCGGCACACCAGCTACGGCTTCGTGCACGACAACGGCCCGGCGCTGCTCGCCCCGCTGCCCGGCGGGAGCGCGGTCGAGGTGAGCTTCCTGCTCGACTACACCGCGCAGTTCGACCAGGCCGGCGTGCTGGTCCACGTCGACGAGCGGAACTGGGTCAAGACCGGGGTGGAGCTGAGCGACGGGCTGCCGCAGCTCGGCGCGGTGGTGACCCGGGAGCTGTCGGACTGGTCGCTGGCCCCGGTGCCGGAGTGGACCGGGCGGGAGGTCACCGTCCGGGTCAGCCGCTCCGGTGACGCGCTGACCGTGCGGGCGCGGGTCGACGACGAGCCGTGGCGGCTGGTCCGGCTCGCCCCGCTCCGGCCGGAGGCGGCGGCAATGGCCGGGCCGTTCTGCTGCGCGCCGAGCAAGGCGGGGCTGACCGTCCGGTTCACCGGCTGGCGGCGCGGGCCGGCCGACGCCGCGCTGCACCCCGAGGACTGA
- a CDS encoding DedA family protein, producing MALAQNVDPNQFSGLTGWVATVIDSLGALGVAFLVALESIIPPIPSEIVLAMAGYLSAEGRFNVVLIVLAATAGSLLGALVLYWLGAALGEERLKRWLDHLPLVDRDDLEKADRWFERHGRWAVLIGRLVPVVRSLVSIPAGANRLPLGEFVLLTTLGSGVWNALIVGLGFALGSRWQQVDRYSSWFNYAIFLVFGIMIVSWSAKKIRKRRARRDRQSVTAGR from the coding sequence ATGGCTCTCGCCCAGAACGTCGACCCGAACCAGTTCAGCGGGCTGACCGGGTGGGTGGCGACCGTCATCGACTCGCTCGGGGCGCTCGGCGTGGCCTTCCTGGTGGCGCTGGAGAGCATCATCCCGCCGATCCCGAGCGAGATCGTGCTGGCGATGGCGGGCTACCTCTCCGCCGAGGGCCGGTTCAACGTCGTGCTGATCGTGCTCGCCGCCACGGCCGGCTCGCTGCTCGGCGCGCTGGTGCTCTACTGGCTCGGCGCCGCGCTCGGCGAGGAGCGGCTGAAGCGCTGGCTGGACCACCTCCCGCTGGTCGACCGGGACGACCTGGAGAAGGCCGACCGCTGGTTCGAGCGGCACGGCAGGTGGGCGGTGCTGATCGGTCGGCTGGTCCCGGTGGTCCGCAGCCTGGTCTCGATCCCGGCCGGCGCGAACCGGCTGCCGCTGGGCGAGTTCGTCCTGCTCACCACGCTCGGCAGCGGGGTGTGGAACGCGCTGATCGTCGGGCTCGGCTTCGCCCTCGGCTCCCGGTGGCAGCAGGTGGACCGGTACAGCAGCTGGTTCAACTACGCGATCTTCCTGGTCTTCGGCATCATGATCGTGAGCTGGTCGGCGAAGAAGATCCGGAAGCGGCGCGCGCGGCGCGACCGGCAGTCGGTGACCGCCGGTCGCTGA
- a CDS encoding cellulose binding domain-containing protein — MKLRPTRVATFAAAFAAALVAATVMAAPPASAATAAFVRTSSWSSGYEAKFTVTNNSSASISSWNVQFDLPAGSAVGSFWDALLTTSGQHVTAVNQSWNGALAPGASTTFGFIVSGTGDPTNCTVNGGSCTGGGGGNPSAPATPGGLRVTGTTSSSVSLAWNAVSGTVTGYRVYEGTAVKATVTGTSATASGLAACTAHSYTVAAYNASGESAKSAAVSASTTGCTGGGSGAMAAAPYLYPGWGDPPAPSTLLGATGIKWFTIAFVLSGGGCTPAWDGFGPLTGGAHASTIAAIRAAGGDVIPSFGGWSGNKLGPNCSSASALAGAYQQVINAYGLKAIDIDIENSDEFENEVVQDRILGALKIVKQNNPGIKTIVTFGTTTSGPSWWGTRLINQAAALGADIDTFTIMPFDFGGGTNMYQSTVNAAEGLKNALKNAFGWSDATTYTHMGISGMNGLSDQQELTSPATWTQIRDWARARGLSRFTFWSVNRDRPCPGGGVVSNCSGIAQNTWEFTSITAQY; from the coding sequence GTGAAACTCCGCCCCACCCGCGTGGCGACGTTCGCCGCCGCCTTCGCCGCCGCCCTGGTCGCGGCCACCGTCATGGCCGCGCCACCGGCCTCCGCCGCCACCGCCGCCTTCGTCCGCACCTCCAGCTGGAGCAGCGGGTACGAGGCCAAGTTCACCGTCACCAACAACAGCTCGGCGAGCATCTCCTCGTGGAACGTCCAGTTCGACCTGCCCGCCGGCAGCGCCGTCGGCTCGTTCTGGGACGCCCTGCTGACCACCTCCGGCCAGCACGTCACCGCGGTCAACCAGTCCTGGAACGGCGCCCTCGCCCCGGGCGCCAGCACCACCTTCGGCTTCATCGTCAGCGGCACCGGCGACCCGACCAACTGCACGGTCAACGGCGGCTCCTGCACCGGCGGGGGAGGGGGCAACCCGTCCGCCCCGGCCACCCCGGGCGGGCTGCGGGTCACCGGCACCACCAGCTCCTCGGTCTCGCTGGCCTGGAACGCCGTCTCCGGCACGGTCACCGGCTACCGGGTGTACGAGGGCACGGCGGTGAAGGCCACCGTCACCGGCACCTCCGCGACCGCCTCCGGGCTGGCCGCCTGCACGGCGCACAGCTACACGGTGGCCGCGTACAACGCCAGCGGCGAGTCGGCGAAGTCGGCGGCGGTGTCGGCCAGCACGACCGGCTGCACCGGCGGCGGGAGCGGCGCGATGGCCGCCGCGCCCTACCTCTACCCGGGCTGGGGCGACCCGCCCGCGCCGTCGACCCTGCTGGGCGCGACCGGGATCAAGTGGTTCACCATCGCGTTCGTCCTCTCCGGCGGCGGCTGCACGCCGGCCTGGGACGGCTTCGGCCCGCTCACCGGCGGCGCGCACGCCAGCACCATCGCCGCGATCCGGGCGGCCGGCGGCGACGTGATCCCGTCCTTCGGCGGGTGGAGCGGCAACAAGCTCGGCCCGAACTGCTCCTCGGCGAGCGCCCTCGCCGGGGCGTACCAGCAGGTGATCAACGCGTACGGGCTGAAGGCCATCGACATCGACATCGAGAACAGCGACGAGTTCGAGAACGAGGTGGTGCAGGACCGGATCCTCGGCGCCCTGAAGATCGTCAAGCAGAACAACCCGGGGATCAAGACGATCGTCACCTTCGGCACCACGACCTCCGGGCCGTCCTGGTGGGGCACCCGGCTGATCAACCAGGCCGCCGCGCTCGGCGCCGACATCGACACCTTCACGATCATGCCGTTCGACTTCGGCGGCGGGACGAACATGTACCAGAGCACGGTGAACGCCGCCGAGGGGCTGAAGAACGCGTTGAAGAACGCCTTCGGCTGGTCCGACGCCACCACGTACACGCACATGGGCATCTCCGGCATGAACGGCCTCTCCGACCAGCAGGAGCTGACCTCCCCGGCCACCTGGACCCAGATCCGCGACTGGGCGAGGGCCCGGGGGTTGTCCCGGTTCACCTTCTGGTCGGTCAACCGCGACCGGCCCTGCCCGGGCGGGGGCGTGGTCTCCAACTGCTCCGGCATCGCCCAGAACACCTGGGAGTTCACCTCGATCACCGCGCAGTACTGA